A genome region from Rhipicephalus microplus isolate Deutch F79 unplaced genomic scaffold, USDA_Rmic scaffold_15, whole genome shotgun sequence includes the following:
- the LOC142784641 gene encoding glutamate receptor ionotropic, kainate 3-like, whose translation MNPGIVLREIAENGENNIVLDVATHKLGDLLRHAQRVGIVNEYHNFIVTTLDLHSVDLTALQNSGTNLTGFMLLKREV comes from the exons ATGAATCCCGGAATCGTTCTGCGGGAAATCGCCGAGAACGGCGAAAACAACATCGTGCTAGACGTGGCGACTCACAAGCTGGGTGATTTGTTGAGACAT GCACAAAGAGTTGGAATTGTGAATGAGTATCACAACTTCATCGTCACCACACTG GACCTCCACAGTGTCGACTTAACAGCCTTACAGAACTCGGGGACAAATTTGACTGGCTTTATGCTCCTGAAGAGAGAGGTCTGA